The Paenibacillus mucilaginosus 3016 genome includes the window GAGCTCCCTGACTTCCCGAAGATAGGGAATCCACTCCCGCTGGTCCGTATATTCCAATTTGTTCTTTACGCGCAGCGGCTTGATGTAGATCTCCCGCTGGTCCGAGAAGAGGAAGACATTGTCCTTACGGTTCGTCTCCACCCACTGCTGGATGTATTTCAATTCCGTCCGAAGGGACTCGTCCTGAGACTCCATATAGGCCATGACATCGACGGGGCTTTGTTTGTAGGCGCACATTCTCGAGATTTCAATGCAGCTGTTGATGGTTTCCATCAGGGCGCTGCTCTCGCCGATCAGCACATGCAGATGGTCTGAGCTGAAGTCTCTTAAGCAGGCTTCGATCTGTTCGTAATGATAGGCGAGGGATTTTCTTTTGATGTTCAGGATGTCTATGTAATTCTGCATGGTACCTCCTAAGGATGGATGCGACCGAATCTATACTAACTGAACGTAATGGATGGGAAAATGTTGCAGTGGCTCCGGCTATCCAAGCCGCCTGTGCAGGACCGGCAGCCTGGATGGCCTTAGGCTCAAGCCTTCAGCCCTTCGCAGTCTCGGGTGGCATGGCTGTAGATTCTAAACAATCGGATATACAGAACGATGCTGATGAGTGAAGACATCAGGATAAGACTGAAGATTCCCATGGGAGGGACCCAACCGGACAGGAACACCGTCAGTGGAGCCAGGAACCGCGCGATTGTATTCTGCAGGCTGTCCGCGCCCAGATACTGTCCCCTGGCATCCTCCGGGGCATAGCGGCTGATAAAGCTCTGGGTCACGGGGGAGCGTACGATCTCACCCAAGGTGAAGAGGAACGTTGCGAAGAACAGGAACTCTAGATGGGGGCTCAGTCCGAGGGAGAAGGTGCCGATTCCGGACAGCAGCGATGACAGGATGAATACGCTTCGCTCGGACCAAGGGGAGAGCCATTTAGTTACCGGCAGAATCAACAGGACGAACAAGAGACCGTTGAATCCCAGCAGCCAGCCGTAGATCTCCGTGCCGGACACAACGGGGGAATCCTCCTTCCAGGCGAACAGCGCCTGAGCGGGGACGTACTCGGTCACATAGACAGCCAAGTACAGATCGAGCTGCATGATGGGAATCAAGGCCAGGATGCCTGCCGCAATATAGAGCAGGAACACGCGGTCTTTGAGGATCACGCCGTACCCTTTCCACTGCTGCCGGAACACAAGAACAAGGGTAGAGGGATCTGCCTGCGTCTTCGCTGAAGGCGGCAGGGTCTCCCGCACCACGAAGTACATGGCGGCCCAATACAGCAGCAGGACAACCGTACAGGTCCAGAGCAGCTCTTGGCGGTAGTGGAAGTAGAAGACGGCCCCAAGGGCGGGCCCCAGCACGGCGCCGACGTTATTGGCCGTCGCGAAGGCGGCGAAGACCCGGCGCCGGTCCGGTGCGGGAACCAGGTCGGCCACCATCGCGGCACCGGCCGGCTTGTAGAGGGCTCCTCCCAGACCAAGGCCAATGAAGGCGGCATAGTCCAGCCAGGGGGACGGTGACAAAGCGAACAGGGCGAACATCCCAGCCTGAAGCGCTGCACCGAGCAGCATCACGGGACGCCGGCCGAGCCGGTCCGCAAGAGAGCCTCCGAGCAGATGGCCAACCATGCTGAAGAGCGGGGGGACTGTCATCAGCAGGCCCGCCGTATGGCTGCCCAGTGCTTCGCTGAAGTAGACGGTGATGAACGGAAAGTACATCCAGAACAGCAGGTGAAACAGCGCTTCACCGGTCAACCGGACTTTCAGATTCACGCTCCATATATGGAAGGGCACAAGATTCATCCTCTTTTCAATCCGATATGTTCCCGGCCGGGGTATCCAAAATATAGATTAATTTCCTGGGAAAATATAGACTTATTCTGAACGATGATTTATACTATTAATATGAAAATCAAGCACGTCCCCTGTCTGCTTTAGCTGCTTCACCAATCGAACATTTATTCGTGAATGGATGTAAGGCGCTCCTACCGGAAGCGCCTTTTTTGATTCCTGCACAGCAGGATGAAGGCGACACGCAAAGAAACGCAAAGAGCAGGAGGTCTTGTTCCGGGATGAAAGAGAATAAATACGATGAACCGGGGTTCTTCGGCAAGTACAGTCAGATGCCCCGGTCACTGGGCGGCCTGGAGGCCGCCGGGGAATGGGCCGACTTCCGCGCCCTGCTGCCCGAGCTGGACGGCAGAAGAGTGCTTGATCTGGGCTGCGGCTTTGGCTGGCACTGCCGTTATGCGCGGGAACAGGGAGCGCGGTCTGTAGTGGGCATCGATCTTTCGGCGAATATGCTGGAGCGCGCCAGAGCGATGACGAGCGATCCTCAGATCGAGTACCGGCAGCTCGCCGTGGAAGAGATCGACTTCAGCGAAGGGGAATTCGATGTCGTGATCAGTTCGCTGGCCCTGCACTATGTGGAGCGCTTCGACGCCATCTGCCGGAAGGTGTATCACTGCCTCGCCCCCGGCGGCACCTTCGTGCTCTCCGTGGAGCATCCGATCTTCACCGCCCTCCCGGCGCAGGACTGGCACTACGGTCCGCAGGGGGAGAAGCTCCATTGGCCGGTGGACCGCTATCACGAAGAGGGCCCGCGCCAGGCCCGCTTCCTGGACCATGATGTCGTGAAGTATCACCGCACGATGGCGGCCCTTGTCAATGCGATCATCGAAGCCGGCTTCCGTCTCCGGAAGCTGTCCGAGCTGGAGCCTACGCAGGAGATGCTGCAGAGGAACCCGGCGTGGGCGGATGAAGTCCGCCGCCCGATGTTCTTGCTGGCTGCGGCGGGTAAGGATTGAACTTGGAGAAGCAGCCTGGAACCATACTTGGTTCCGGGCCTTTTTTATTTTTGGGAGGGAGTTACCTACCCTATTGGGTCCATAAATGTATCCGATGGGGTAATATTCCGGTCCGGCGGCCTTTGGTAAGATGAGGAACGAACCAACAAATCAACGAAACCGAGCGATCGCCAGGAACAGCGGGACCGCAAACGAAACGAGGGAATCAATCTTTTCTGCTGTGCGGGGTGGTCAGATGTTGGATTGAAAAGATACGCGATCGCTTTTCGCACCTGAACGGTTCGTTTGACGGGAAGAGACGGAAAGCATGACGTCAAACAGGTTTCGGGTTGGACCAAAA containing:
- a CDS encoding MDR family MFS transporter — translated: MNLVPFHIWSVNLKVRLTGEALFHLLFWMYFPFITVYFSEALGSHTAGLLMTVPPLFSMVGHLLGGSLADRLGRRPVMLLGAALQAGMFALFALSPSPWLDYAAFIGLGLGGALYKPAGAAMVADLVPAPDRRRVFAAFATANNVGAVLGPALGAVFYFHYRQELLWTCTVVLLLYWAAMYFVVRETLPPSAKTQADPSTLVLVFRQQWKGYGVILKDRVFLLYIAAGILALIPIMQLDLYLAVYVTEYVPAQALFAWKEDSPVVSGTEIYGWLLGFNGLLFVLLILPVTKWLSPWSERSVFILSSLLSGIGTFSLGLSPHLEFLFFATFLFTLGEIVRSPVTQSFISRYAPEDARGQYLGADSLQNTIARFLAPLTVFLSGWVPPMGIFSLILMSSLISIVLYIRLFRIYSHATRDCEGLKA
- a CDS encoding class I SAM-dependent methyltransferase; this encodes MKENKYDEPGFFGKYSQMPRSLGGLEAAGEWADFRALLPELDGRRVLDLGCGFGWHCRYAREQGARSVVGIDLSANMLERARAMTSDPQIEYRQLAVEEIDFSEGEFDVVISSLALHYVERFDAICRKVYHCLAPGGTFVLSVEHPIFTALPAQDWHYGPQGEKLHWPVDRYHEEGPRQARFLDHDVVKYHRTMAALVNAIIEAGFRLRKLSELEPTQEMLQRNPAWADEVRRPMFLLAAAGKD